In the genome of Coraliomargarita algicola, one region contains:
- the udk gene encoding uridine kinase, which yields MNTPKLILVAGISGSGKSSFVQSLAEYIGSEQSIVLSLDNYYCDLSHLSDAERNQRDFDQPDAWEKARLLRDISDLKQGKEIAMPIYNFDTHLRMPTCQRVQAANYIIAEGIFALCYEKLNELANIKIFVEIDENIALQRRIRRDTRERGRSQESVIEQFTTTVQPGNRRYILPSSNQADLIIPGHFSATEQLTLFTEYQKDSHTS from the coding sequence TGTTCAGAGCCTGGCCGAATACATCGGCTCCGAACAGAGCATTGTATTATCACTGGATAATTACTACTGCGACCTCAGTCATTTGAGCGACGCTGAACGCAATCAACGCGACTTCGATCAGCCCGATGCGTGGGAAAAAGCTCGCCTACTTCGCGATATCAGTGACTTAAAACAAGGCAAAGAAATTGCGATGCCAATCTATAATTTTGATACACACTTAAGAATGCCCACATGTCAACGGGTGCAAGCAGCGAATTACATCATCGCCGAAGGTATCTTTGCGCTTTGTTATGAAAAATTAAATGAACTCGCGAATATTAAAATATTCGTCGAGATCGACGAAAACATTGCATTACAACGTCGAATACGACGGGATACCCGCGAACGTGGCCGCAGTCAGGAGTCGGTCATTGAGCAATTCACTACAACCGTACAACCCGGAAATCGACGTTATATTTTACCAAGTTCAAATCAGGCAGATCTCATAATACCTGGTCATTTTTCGGCTACGGAGCAATTAACCTTATTCACTGAATATCAGAAGGACTCTCACACATCTTAA